A genomic region of Arachis stenosperma cultivar V10309 chromosome 9, arast.V10309.gnm1.PFL2, whole genome shotgun sequence contains the following coding sequences:
- the LOC130947358 gene encoding E3 ubiquitin-protein ligase ATL4-like — protein sequence MASPPPLSLDVVGSDTVTTTVSSSSTTPPRRSSPLQNLSPSILIIVTVLAVTVIVSLALCFLLRHINRRCLRRLSRFSATPSSSATPIFTSSRRISPEVPQTSSTSYSYIIDSLPLFTFSSVTRRSSAADCAVCLSKFRNDDLLRLLPICCHAFHAECIDTWLQSNLSCPLCRSAIVATESDLGKVVRSSSSTAGSDSFRLEIGNVSRRGTAPDGSAAVSGESRAGGARSRSYSIGSFEYFVDEDSEVPFSHAHRRSTSDQKDIPASAEAPASQHEANLAGEVGGVRSWLKEYMDRVSASISTRTASFRSSGRIFSGTGGSSRRSDVVPVVAAEYDIEGNRIGEEITEMFRWLSGV from the coding sequence ATGGCTTCTCCTCCTCCCTTATCACTAGACGTCGTCGGATCAGACACCGTTACAACAACAGTTTCTAGCTCAAGCACAACGCCACCACGCCGTTCATCTCCGTTACAGAACCTCAGCCCAAGCATCCTTATCATCGTAACGGTTCTTGCCGTCACCGTTATAGTCTCCCTCGCACTCTGTTTCCTCCTCCGCCACATCAACCGCCGCTGCCTACGCCGTCTCTCTCGCTTCTCAGCCACGCCATCTTCCTCCGCCACGCCAATCTTCACCTCCAGCCGCCGAATCTCGCCGGAAGTCCCTCAAACCTCTTCCACTTCCTACTCTTACATAATCGACTCCCTACCGCTTTTCACCTTCTCCTCCGTCACTCGCCGCTCCTCCGCCGCCGACTGCGCCGTTTGCCTCTCGAAGTTCCGTAACGACGATCTCCTCCGCCTCCTACCTATCTGCTGCCACGCCTTCCACGCCGAATGCATTGACACCTGGCTTCAGTCCAACCTCTCCTGCCCGCTCTGCCGATCCGCCATTGTCGCCACCGAATCGGACCTCGGCAAGGTCGTCCGCTCGTCTTCCTCCACCGCCGGCAGTGACAGTTTCCGCCTCGAGATAGGGAACGTGAGCCGCCGCGGCACCGCGCCCGATGGCTCCGCCGCAGTTTCTGGCGAATCCCGCGCCGGAGGCGCAAGGTCTAGGTCATACTCCATTGGATCGTTCGAGTATTTCGTGGACGAAGATTCGGAAGTTCCATTCAGCCACGCTCATCGAAGAAGCACGTCCGATCAGAAGGACATTCCGGCGTCGGCGGAGGCTCCGGCGAGTCAGCATGAAGCGAATCTCGCCGGCGAGGTTGGCGGCGTAAGGAGCTGGCTGAAGGAGTACATGGATAGAGTCTCAGCTTCTATATCGACACGAACGGCGTCGTTTCGAAGTTCTGGAAGGATCTTCAGCGGTACTGGTGGGAGTAGTCGCCGAAGCGACGTCGTTCCAGTCGTAGCTGCAGAATATGACATTGAAGGTAACAGAATTGGTGAAGAGATCACCGAAATGTTTCGCTGGCTCTCAGGGGTATGA